From a single Alloactinosynnema sp. L-07 genomic region:
- a CDS encoding YciI family protein, producing the protein MRFLMTSRATDTTPEPDETLFVEMGKFIEELSAAGILLATGGLEAGGLRMTSTGGEITLTDGPFTEAKEAIAGFALIEVRSREEAVEIGRRFLKITGDGSSTIQEVFGP; encoded by the coding sequence ATGCGTTTCCTGATGACGTCCAGGGCCACCGACACCACTCCCGAGCCCGACGAGACCCTGTTCGTCGAGATGGGCAAGTTCATCGAGGAGCTGAGCGCCGCGGGCATCCTGCTGGCCACCGGCGGCCTGGAGGCCGGTGGCCTGCGGATGACGTCGACCGGCGGCGAGATCACGCTGACCGACGGTCCGTTCACCGAGGCCAAGGAGGCCATCGCGGGCTTCGCGCTGATCGAGGTCCGCTCCAGAGAAGAGGCCGTCGAGATCGGCCGCCGGTTCCTCAAGATCACCGGCGACGGCTCCAGCACCATCCAGGAGGTCTTCGGCCCATGA
- a CDS encoding nitronate monooxygenase, which produces MIAELTIPVIVAPMAGGPSTPELVAGAVDAGAFAFLAAGYLTADALRAQIDATRALTGKPFGVNLFVPGAESADDLEPYRDLVGREAARLGVEPGNPAWDDDQFAAKLDVVLDARIPVVSFTFGLPSSADLDRLRSAGVVTVATVTTPAEARAARAVDALCVQGGAAGAHRGSFANEVHLYDLLPLLRLIAAETDQPLIATGGLMHGADVAAVIAAGAVAAQLGTAFLRCPEAGTQPAHRAALAAGERDTVVTRAFSGRPARGMANRFIAEYGPHAPAAYPQIHHLTRPVRAAAARAGDQEAMALWAGQGYRLARELPVAEVIDALSHEFEEAVTRLAHRVPRTG; this is translated from the coding sequence GTGATCGCTGAGCTGACCATCCCGGTGATCGTCGCGCCGATGGCGGGCGGTCCGAGCACCCCGGAGCTGGTGGCGGGCGCGGTCGACGCGGGTGCGTTCGCCTTCCTCGCCGCGGGCTACCTCACCGCGGACGCGCTGCGGGCCCAGATCGACGCGACCCGCGCGCTGACCGGCAAGCCGTTCGGCGTCAACCTGTTCGTCCCCGGCGCGGAGTCGGCCGACGACCTGGAGCCGTACCGCGACCTCGTCGGCAGGGAGGCCGCGCGGCTGGGGGTCGAGCCGGGGAATCCCGCGTGGGACGACGACCAGTTCGCCGCCAAGCTCGACGTGGTGCTCGACGCGCGGATCCCGGTCGTGTCGTTCACCTTCGGGCTGCCCTCGTCCGCCGACCTCGACCGGCTGCGGTCGGCGGGCGTCGTCACCGTCGCGACGGTCACCACGCCCGCGGAGGCCCGCGCGGCGCGTGCCGTGGACGCGCTGTGTGTCCAGGGCGGCGCCGCGGGCGCGCACCGCGGGTCCTTCGCCAACGAAGTCCACCTCTACGACCTGCTCCCGCTGCTGCGCCTGATCGCGGCCGAGACCGACCAGCCGCTGATCGCCACGGGCGGGCTCATGCACGGCGCCGACGTGGCCGCCGTGATCGCAGCCGGTGCGGTCGCCGCGCAGTTGGGCACCGCGTTCCTGCGCTGTCCCGAGGCGGGCACCCAACCCGCCCACCGGGCGGCGCTGGCGGCAGGGGAGCGCGACACCGTGGTCACCCGCGCGTTCAGCGGGCGGCCCGCGCGCGGGATGGCCAACCGGTTCATCGCCGAGTACGGCCCGCACGCCCCGGCGGCCTACCCGCAGATCCACCACCTGACCCGCCCGGTGCGGGCCGCGGCGGCGCGGGCGGGCGACCAGGAGGCGATGGCGCTGTGGGCGGGCCAGGGCTATCGGCTGGCGCGCGAATTGCCGGTCGCCGAAGTGATCGACGCACTTTCCCACGAATTCGAAGAAGCGGTAACTCGTTTGGCCCATCGGGTGCCGCGAACGGGTTAG
- a CDS encoding DUF998 domain-containing protein: MTTTLAPATTRSLLTCGAVAGPLWAAVSLAQAATREGFDLTRHPLSVLSNGSLGWLQIANFVVAGVLAVVGAVGFRRALPTSRWVPRLATVYGLGMIAAGAFVMDPGDGFPVGTPFGPPTTLSAQAAVHLAAGSITFIALIAACYVLGRHFSRRGERRDAIASRVAGTAALVGNVWAMSGGVAGSLVLAVGVITAMLWISVVAARSRF; encoded by the coding sequence ATGACCACCACCCTGGCTCCCGCCACCACCCGCTCCTTGCTCACCTGCGGCGCCGTCGCCGGACCGCTGTGGGCGGCGGTCTCGCTGGCCCAGGCGGCCACCCGCGAGGGATTCGACCTCACCCGCCACCCGCTCAGCGTGCTGAGCAACGGCTCGCTCGGTTGGCTGCAGATCGCCAACTTCGTGGTCGCGGGCGTGTTGGCCGTCGTCGGCGCGGTCGGATTCCGTCGGGCGCTGCCGACCAGTCGTTGGGTTCCCCGACTGGCCACCGTCTACGGCCTCGGCATGATCGCAGCCGGAGCCTTCGTCATGGATCCGGGCGACGGTTTCCCCGTGGGCACCCCGTTCGGCCCGCCCACCACGCTGAGCGCGCAGGCCGCCGTCCACCTCGCCGCGGGGTCGATCACCTTCATCGCGTTGATCGCCGCCTGCTACGTCCTCGGCCGCCACTTCAGCCGTCGAGGCGAGCGCCGCGACGCCATCGCCTCACGGGTGGCGGGCACGGCCGCGCTGGTCGGCAACGTCTGGGCCATGTCCGGCGGCGTGGCCGGTTCGCTGGTCCTGGCCGTGGGGGTCATCACCGCGATGCTCTGGATCAGCGTTGTCGCCGCCCGCTCGCGGTTCTGA
- a CDS encoding alpha/beta fold hydrolase, with translation MVGLPTLDTVRAAAGNVAHRALVGGFADFRPLPRTAIDSGRTRSVFNYHLPEGVAADGDPTLLVPPLAVPDYCFDLRRGCSVVEHLISGGRPTYVVEYGAIGFGDRALGLEHWVEDVLPTAIRAVHEHSGGRPVHLVGWCLGGIMSILTAARMGAWPIASVTVVASPFDFRAIPLISAFRPLVEATGGYALTPLYRAFGGVPAPLVRRAFQISGLSKHVTKPVAIARNLGDRDFLAQIEAVDRFTANMVAYPGRTFAQLYHRFFRANDLADGRVTLGGVEVDTAAVKQPTLVIAGTGDNLAPPRAVRRLTELLPEAAEVRFATAPGGHLGVLTGRGARRGTWPLIDAFQARHDA, from the coding sequence ATGGTCGGACTGCCGACACTGGACACTGTTCGCGCCGCGGCGGGCAATGTCGCCCACCGTGCCCTGGTCGGCGGTTTCGCCGATTTTCGGCCGCTGCCGCGCACCGCGATCGATTCGGGTCGCACGCGGTCGGTCTTCAATTACCACCTGCCGGAAGGCGTGGCCGCCGACGGCGATCCGACGCTGCTGGTGCCGCCGCTCGCCGTGCCCGACTACTGCTTCGACCTGCGCCGCGGGTGCAGCGTGGTCGAGCACCTGATCTCCGGCGGCAGGCCGACCTACGTCGTGGAGTACGGCGCCATCGGGTTCGGCGACCGCGCGCTGGGGCTGGAGCACTGGGTCGAGGACGTGCTGCCGACGGCGATCCGGGCGGTGCACGAGCACTCCGGGGGCAGGCCGGTGCACCTCGTTGGCTGGTGCCTCGGCGGGATCATGTCGATCCTCACCGCCGCGCGGATGGGCGCGTGGCCGATCGCGTCGGTGACGGTGGTGGCCAGTCCGTTCGACTTCCGCGCCATTCCGCTGATCTCCGCGTTCCGGCCCCTGGTCGAGGCGACCGGCGGATACGCGCTCACGCCGCTCTACCGGGCTTTCGGGGGCGTTCCGGCTCCGCTGGTGCGCCGGGCGTTCCAGATCAGCGGGTTGAGCAAGCACGTGACCAAGCCGGTCGCGATCGCCCGCAACCTCGGCGACCGGGACTTCCTGGCCCAGATCGAGGCGGTCGACCGGTTCACCGCGAACATGGTCGCCTACCCCGGCCGCACGTTCGCCCAGCTCTATCACCGCTTCTTCCGCGCGAACGACCTGGCCGACGGCCGGGTGACGCTCGGCGGCGTCGAGGTGGACACCGCCGCGGTGAAGCAGCCGACCCTGGTGATCGCGGGGACGGGCGACAACCTCGCGCCGCCGCGCGCGGTCCGCAGGCTCACCGAACTGCTGCCGGAAGCCGCCGAGGTCCGGTTCGCGACGGCGCCCGGCGGCCACCTCGGCGTGCTGACCGGACGCGGCGCGCGCCGGGGGACTTGGCCGCTGATCGACGCGTTCCAGGCCCGGCACGACGCCTAG
- a CDS encoding barstar family protein, whose amino-acid sequence MIEHVLDGTKIRSKRAMFTALADTLKFPDWFGHNLDALYDCLTDLSWLPADHHVLIWTHSQVLAKADPPGYRAIREVLDDAVEGAAGSDRTIELVIARDQA is encoded by the coding sequence ATGATCGAACACGTGCTGGACGGCACGAAGATCCGCAGCAAGCGCGCGATGTTCACCGCGCTGGCGGACACGCTGAAGTTCCCCGACTGGTTCGGCCACAACCTCGACGCGCTCTACGACTGCCTGACCGACCTGTCGTGGCTGCCCGCCGACCACCACGTGCTGATCTGGACGCACTCGCAGGTGCTGGCCAAGGCCGACCCGCCCGGCTACCGCGCGATCCGCGAGGTGCTCGACGACGCCGTGGAGGGCGCGGCGGGCAGCGACCGCACCATCGAGCTGGTCATCGCCCGGGACCAGGCTTGA
- a CDS encoding quinone oxidoreductase — MFAVYASAPSPEDPLASLTVGERPEPEVPDGWVAVKVMAASLNMHDLWTLRGVGIKAESFPMILGCDGAGTLADGTEVVLHSVIGDPAWVGDETLDPKRTLLTEKHQGTFAETVVVPARNALPKPAGLSFAEAACMGTAWLTAYRMLFVKSELRPGQTMLVQGASGGVSTALIELGKAAGMRVWVTGRTEEKRALAAELGAHATFESGARLPEKVDAVFETVGKATWSHSMKALKPGGIIVVSGSTSGPDPSADLQRLFFLQLRVVGSTMGTREELGDLMRFCDLAGIKPKIGTQLSLSQAKEGFEQMLNGETAGKIVFAR; from the coding sequence ATGTTCGCCGTCTACGCGTCCGCGCCCAGTCCCGAAGATCCACTGGCCTCGCTCACCGTCGGGGAGCGCCCGGAACCCGAGGTGCCCGACGGCTGGGTGGCGGTGAAGGTCATGGCCGCCAGCCTCAACATGCACGACCTGTGGACGCTGCGGGGTGTGGGCATCAAGGCCGAGTCGTTCCCGATGATCCTGGGCTGCGACGGCGCGGGCACACTGGCCGACGGCACCGAGGTGGTGCTGCACTCGGTCATCGGCGATCCGGCCTGGGTCGGCGACGAGACGCTCGACCCGAAGCGGACCCTGCTCACCGAGAAGCACCAGGGCACCTTCGCCGAGACCGTCGTCGTGCCCGCCCGCAACGCGCTGCCCAAGCCGGCGGGCCTGAGTTTCGCCGAGGCCGCGTGCATGGGCACGGCGTGGCTGACCGCCTACCGGATGCTGTTCGTGAAGTCCGAGCTGCGCCCCGGTCAGACCATGCTCGTCCAGGGCGCCTCCGGTGGCGTGTCGACGGCGCTGATCGAGCTGGGCAAGGCCGCTGGCATGCGGGTGTGGGTCACCGGCCGCACCGAGGAGAAGCGCGCGCTGGCCGCCGAGCTAGGCGCGCACGCGACCTTCGAGTCGGGCGCGCGGCTGCCGGAGAAGGTCGACGCGGTGTTCGAGACCGTCGGCAAGGCCACCTGGTCGCACTCGATGAAGGCGCTCAAGCCCGGCGGGATCATCGTGGTGTCGGGCTCCACCAGCGGCCCGGACCCCAGCGCCGACCTGCAGCGGCTGTTCTTCCTGCAGCTGCGCGTGGTCGGCTCGACCATGGGCACCCGCGAGGAACTGGGCGACCTGATGCGCTTCTGCGACCTGGCCGGGATCAAGCCGAAGATCGGCACCCAGCTGTCATTGTCGCAGGCCAAGGAGGGTTTCGAGCAGATGCTCAACGGCGAGACGGCCGGGAAGATCGTCTTCGCGCGCTGA
- a CDS encoding ribonuclease domain-containing protein gives MGSRKRITAALVGLVVLVLVGWLVRELGSGTAAPGPAPVSGTAVPGAASGLSVRPLSELPAEAAATWRLIQRGGPFPYPRNDGTTFQNREKLLPAKSSGYYREYTVPTPGSPDRGARRLISGSEKELYYTADHYGSFVVVDATR, from the coding sequence GTGGGTTCGAGAAAACGCATCACCGCCGCGCTCGTCGGCCTGGTCGTGCTGGTCCTCGTGGGCTGGCTGGTCCGGGAGTTGGGTTCCGGCACCGCCGCGCCCGGGCCCGCACCGGTGTCGGGCACCGCGGTGCCGGGAGCGGCGTCCGGCCTGTCCGTGCGCCCGCTGTCCGAGCTGCCCGCCGAGGCCGCCGCCACCTGGCGGCTCATCCAGCGCGGCGGTCCGTTCCCGTATCCCCGCAACGACGGCACGACGTTCCAGAACCGCGAGAAGCTGCTGCCCGCGAAGTCCTCGGGCTACTACCGGGAGTACACCGTGCCAACGCCAGGAAGCCCGGATCGCGGCGCCCGCCGCCTGATCTCCGGGTCAGAGAAAGAGCTGTACTACACCGCCGACCACTACGGGTCGTTCGTCGTCGTGGACGCGACCCGATGA
- a CDS encoding sigma-70 family RNA polymerase sigma factor, with amino-acid sequence MTTGGHRPGRQGGAVIGGTIDAVWKLESAKIIAGLTRIVRDVGLAEELAQDALVAALEQWPTSGVPDNPGAWLMAIAKRRAVDHIRRAQRLERRQEQLAHEADQPREPERDDVLRLMFITCHPVLPTSARVALTLRLVGGLTAAEIARAFLVSDQVIAQRVSGAKRTLAEERVPFELPDGAELSERLSSVLDVIYLIFNEGYSATSGSDLIRLDLCLEALRLGRLLGELAPREAEVHGLVALMEIQASRSATRTGPAGEPVQLHEQDRGRWDQLLIRRGFTAMLRARDLGGPPGPYVLQAAIAVCHAQARSAQDTDWPQIAALYEALARLLPTPVVQLNRAVAISKAQGPQAGLDLVDTLLGDPTLRDYHLLPGVRGDLLVHLGRFREARLEFDRAAALARNAAERDFLRRRAAELPADHPTAVTLGTAAHDFLARDDLDPHTIRSYGQTLRRLRLAIGDRLPLTSLTADAVARAFETAWGDAAAATWNRHRATVRSFGAWVSMDIASGLDRRVETRPRTPPIDAAHLDALWARPDLRLRDRTLWRLLHESGAGVRTVLSIDVEHLDLDDRRARVAGTWVTWRAGTARLLPDLVAGRTSGPLFLADRRPAPARPVAPGDLCPETGRGRLSYERAEYLFKQATGHTLRQLKPGPGR; translated from the coding sequence ATGACCACCGGCGGGCACCGCCCTGGACGCCAGGGCGGTGCGGTCATCGGCGGCACGATCGACGCGGTCTGGAAGCTGGAGTCCGCGAAGATCATCGCGGGCCTGACCCGGATCGTCCGAGACGTCGGCCTCGCCGAGGAACTGGCGCAGGACGCCCTGGTCGCCGCCCTTGAGCAGTGGCCCACGTCCGGCGTCCCGGACAACCCCGGCGCCTGGCTGATGGCCATCGCCAAGCGCCGCGCGGTCGACCACATCCGGCGCGCGCAGCGCCTCGAACGCAGGCAGGAACAGCTCGCCCACGAGGCCGACCAGCCGCGGGAACCCGAGCGCGACGACGTCCTGCGGCTGATGTTCATCACCTGCCACCCGGTGCTGCCCACCTCCGCGCGGGTCGCGCTGACCCTGCGGCTGGTCGGCGGGCTCACCGCCGCGGAGATCGCGCGCGCGTTCCTGGTCTCCGATCAGGTGATCGCGCAACGCGTCAGCGGGGCCAAGCGGACACTGGCCGAGGAACGGGTGCCGTTCGAGCTTCCCGACGGCGCCGAACTGTCCGAGCGCCTGTCCTCGGTGCTCGACGTCATCTACTTGATCTTCAACGAGGGGTACTCGGCGACGTCCGGGTCCGACCTGATCCGGCTGGACCTGTGTCTGGAGGCGCTGCGCCTGGGCAGGCTGCTCGGCGAGCTGGCACCGCGCGAGGCCGAGGTGCACGGGCTGGTGGCGCTGATGGAGATCCAGGCGTCCCGCTCGGCGACCCGCACCGGTCCGGCAGGCGAGCCCGTCCAGCTGCACGAGCAGGACCGGGGGCGCTGGGACCAGCTGCTCATCCGCCGCGGGTTCACCGCCATGCTGCGGGCCCGCGACCTCGGCGGTCCGCCTGGTCCGTATGTGCTGCAGGCCGCGATCGCCGTCTGCCACGCGCAGGCGCGCAGCGCGCAGGACACCGACTGGCCCCAGATCGCCGCGCTCTACGAGGCGTTGGCCAGGCTGTTGCCCACGCCGGTCGTCCAGCTCAACCGCGCGGTCGCGATCAGCAAGGCCCAGGGGCCCCAAGCGGGCCTAGACCTGGTCGACACCCTGCTCGGCGACCCGACGCTGCGCGACTACCACCTGCTGCCTGGTGTCCGCGGCGACCTGCTTGTCCACTTGGGACGGTTCAGGGAGGCGCGGCTGGAGTTCGATCGGGCCGCCGCGCTCGCCCGCAACGCCGCCGAACGGGACTTCCTGCGCCGACGTGCCGCCGAGCTTCCCGCCGACCACCCCACCGCCGTCACGCTCGGCACCGCCGCCCACGACTTCCTTGCCCGCGACGACCTGGACCCGCACACGATCCGCTCCTACGGGCAGACCCTTCGCCGCCTGCGGCTGGCCATCGGCGACCGGCTGCCGCTCACCTCGCTCACCGCCGACGCGGTCGCGCGCGCGTTCGAGACAGCATGGGGTGACGCGGCCGCCGCGACGTGGAACCGGCACCGAGCGACGGTCCGGTCGTTCGGCGCCTGGGTGTCCATGGACATCGCCTCAGGACTCGACCGGCGCGTCGAGACCCGGCCGAGGACGCCGCCGATCGACGCGGCGCACCTCGACGCGCTGTGGGCGCGGCCCGACCTGCGCCTGCGGGACCGGACGCTGTGGCGGCTCCTGCACGAGTCGGGCGCCGGAGTGCGGACGGTGCTGTCGATCGACGTCGAACACCTCGACCTGGACGACCGCCGGGCCCGCGTCGCGGGGACCTGGGTGACGTGGCGCGCGGGCACCGCCCGCCTGCTCCCCGACCTCGTCGCGGGCCGGACCAGCGGCCCACTGTTCCTGGCCGACCGCCGCCCGGCACCGGCCCGCCCGGTGGCACCGGGCGACCTGTGCCCGGAGACGGGCCGGGGACGGCTGTCCTACGAACGGGCGGAGTACCTGTTCAAGCAGGCCACCGGCCACACCCTGCGTCAGCTCAAGCCTGGTCCCGGGCGATGA
- a CDS encoding enoyl-CoA hydratase-related protein produces MADELVHYDVSRGIARITLDSPHNRNALSRQLRGELRDHLTAAIADDAVRVVVLDHTGPVFCAGMDLKEAGGAASGDQGVNEFPAILEQIWTSPKPVVAKLAGPARAGGVGIVAACDIAVSVDSATFAFTEVRIGVVPAVISVTVLPRLLPRAAHELFLTGESFDAHRAVQIGLINSAVPADGLDAEVDRYTGMLALGGPVALSATKEMLRRTPAADLTTDFAEMLTLSAGFFASAEGQEGITAFAQKRKPSWVPAD; encoded by the coding sequence ATGGCTGACGAGTTGGTGCACTACGACGTGTCCCGCGGCATCGCCCGGATCACGCTGGACTCCCCACACAACCGCAACGCGCTGTCCCGGCAGCTGCGCGGCGAGCTGCGCGACCACCTGACCGCCGCGATCGCCGACGACGCCGTGCGGGTGGTCGTGCTCGACCACACCGGCCCGGTGTTCTGCGCGGGCATGGACCTCAAGGAAGCGGGGGGCGCGGCCTCCGGCGACCAGGGCGTCAACGAGTTCCCGGCGATCCTGGAGCAGATCTGGACCAGCCCGAAGCCCGTGGTGGCCAAGCTGGCGGGCCCGGCCCGCGCGGGCGGGGTCGGCATCGTGGCGGCCTGCGACATCGCGGTCTCGGTCGACAGCGCGACGTTCGCGTTCACCGAGGTCCGCATCGGCGTGGTGCCCGCGGTCATCTCCGTGACCGTGCTCCCCCGCCTGCTCCCCCGCGCCGCACACGAGCTGTTCCTCACCGGCGAATCCTTCGACGCCCACCGCGCGGTGCAGATCGGGCTCATCAACTCCGCGGTCCCGGCCGACGGGCTCGACGCCGAGGTCGACCGCTACACCGGCATGCTCGCGCTGGGCGGCCCGGTCGCGCTGTCGGCGACCAAGGAGATGTTGCGGCGGACACCCGCCGCCGACCTGACCACGGACTTCGCCGAGATGCTGACTCTGTCGGCGGGCTTCTTCGCCAGCGCCGAGGGCCAAGAGGGCATCACCGCCTTCGCCCAGAAGCGCAAGCCAAGCTGGGTCCCCGCCGACTAG
- a CDS encoding alpha/beta fold hydrolase: MSSIRVSLRTVGGVRTRVLSVGRRPRVVLLHGFGDSADTWRGVLADFAERGLAAMAVDLPGFGEADDLAPGPILPQLDAFLADLVTGRGGPVVLVGNSMGGTAALRAAQNPGLPLAGVVSIAAPGLHDSWMLRALDTNALPVWLYSALPVPAVAVRTVASAVIPRILYARPGSACPDTVARFADLVRDDQSTKALLVKGRTLLSELRDAYRPQDIRCPLTVVVGRKDKLVATQSGKRLHAEVPHSELRVLDDCGHCPQLDDPAGTADLIADFASGARERTLVS; the protein is encoded by the coding sequence ATGTCGTCCATTCGAGTGAGCCTGCGCACAGTCGGTGGGGTGCGGACCAGGGTGCTATCGGTCGGCAGACGCCCCCGCGTCGTGCTGCTGCACGGGTTCGGCGACTCGGCGGACACCTGGCGAGGCGTGCTGGCGGACTTCGCCGAGCGCGGGCTGGCGGCCATGGCGGTCGACCTGCCCGGCTTCGGCGAGGCCGACGACCTGGCGCCGGGCCCGATCCTGCCCCAACTCGACGCGTTCCTGGCCGACCTGGTCACCGGTCGCGGCGGCCCGGTCGTGCTGGTCGGCAACTCGATGGGCGGCACGGCCGCGCTGCGAGCCGCGCAGAACCCGGGCCTGCCGCTGGCGGGCGTCGTCTCGATCGCCGCTCCCGGCCTGCACGACTCGTGGATGCTGCGGGCGCTGGACACCAACGCGCTGCCGGTGTGGCTGTACTCGGCGCTGCCCGTCCCCGCCGTCGCGGTGCGCACGGTGGCCTCGGCGGTCATCCCGAGGATCCTCTACGCCCGCCCCGGCTCGGCCTGCCCCGACACCGTCGCCCGCTTCGCCGACCTCGTCCGCGACGACCAGTCGACCAAGGCGCTGCTGGTCAAGGGGCGCACCCTGCTGTCGGAACTGCGCGACGCCTACCGGCCGCAGGACATCCGCTGCCCGCTCACCGTGGTGGTCGGCCGCAAGGACAAGCTCGTCGCCACCCAGTCCGGCAAGCGTCTGCACGCCGAGGTCCCCCACAGCGAACTGCGCGTCCTGGACGACTGCGGCCACTGCCCCCAACTCGACGACCCGGCCGGGACCGCCGACCTCATCGCCGACTTCGCCTCGGGCGCCCGCGAACGAACGCTGGTCTCCTAG